In Vibrio celticus, one genomic interval encodes:
- a CDS encoding 1-acylglycerol-3-phosphate O-acyltransferase, giving the protein MLAVLRIILATVFIIFTTLCAFVYCLFSPKNPKHVYVFCRWFNQLQKIIGVKLVQRGLDNAPTPENSVYISNHQSILDFVTDPGMLRPRTVSLGKRDLLYVPFFGLLYWITGNIMINREDKSKARDTIKQVAEAIHQRDLSVWVYPEGTRSKGRGLLPFKTGAFRMAIEAGVPITPMCTSTTHNKIDFNRVNNGIVITEMLEPIDVSEYKLSDVRELANRCHALMAEKIAELDAEVARLEAQQKPELDSDRSSTN; this is encoded by the coding sequence GTGCTGGCTGTTCTTCGTATTATTTTGGCTACGGTGTTTATTATTTTCACCACTCTATGTGCTTTTGTTTACTGCTTGTTTAGCCCCAAGAACCCCAAGCATGTGTACGTTTTCTGTCGTTGGTTCAACCAACTCCAAAAGATCATCGGTGTAAAACTGGTGCAGCGCGGCCTAGATAATGCGCCTACACCAGAAAACAGCGTCTACATCTCTAACCACCAAAGCATATTAGACTTTGTAACTGACCCAGGAATGCTAAGACCGCGCACCGTTTCATTGGGCAAGCGCGATTTGTTGTACGTGCCTTTCTTTGGCCTGCTGTATTGGATCACCGGTAACATCATGATTAACCGCGAAGACAAGTCCAAAGCACGCGATACCATCAAGCAAGTGGCGGAAGCGATTCATCAGAGAGATCTGTCTGTTTGGGTTTACCCAGAAGGAACCCGAAGTAAAGGGCGTGGACTACTGCCATTCAAAACGGGCGCTTTCCGAATGGCGATTGAAGCTGGCGTGCCTATCACCCCGATGTGTACCAGCACCACACACAATAAGATCGACTTTAATCGTGTCAATAATGGCATTGTGATCACCGAGATGCTGGAACCTATCGATGTGTCTGAATACAAGCTTAGTGATGTAAGGGAGCTGGCCAATCGCTGTCACGCACTCATGGCAGAGAAAATTGCAGAGCTTGATGCCGAAGTGGCTCGTTTAGAGGCGCAGCAAAAACCAGAGTTGGATTCAGATCGTTCTTCTACGAACTAA